The Dermacentor andersoni chromosome 1, qqDerAnde1_hic_scaffold, whole genome shotgun sequence genomic interval CTGCCGATTTATctgtggctttatcgtcagcaCGTGGTTTGCACACGCCCACCGCGAGGCAGCGCATCACGAAAGGGGCTCTCCCCCCCGCGTTCGCTCAGTGCTTGCAGAGTTCCTGTCAGAAGCGACATGGCGAGCTTGGCGAGCGCTCGAAAGCCTGACCAAAAGTGCACGCTGCTCGTGCTGCCGGACCAAGTGCTGGCGGGCGTGTTCACCTACCTTAGTCCCGCTGACCTGATAGTCCTCGAAGCGGTTTGTCGACGCCTTCAGCGCGTCGCCCGCACCCCTGGCGTGCTTCACTTCACGAGCTTCCACTTCACGCATCCTCCGGAGCTCTTCGCCGAATTTGTTGACGCCGTTCGAGCATGGGCCATCGTCGAACTGGACATCAACAACTGCGTCCAGCTGGACACTGTCGTCATTGGGGACTGCCTGCGCCTTTGCGTCAACTTGACCACACTTCGTTGCATCAACACGAAGGTTCTTCCATCAACTCTGCTTGCTCTCGCAGCGAACGAGCTGAGCAAACTAACGTGCCTGGAATGGTCGCTCTACCGTGACCGGCGCGCGCACACGAAGCTTCTGCTAAAGCACCTCAAGAGAAACGAGGTGACCCTTGGGCTGCAATCCCTGCAGCGCATGTACGTCGAGGTGGCTCCCACAAAGGCGCTCACAGACTTCCTGGTTTACGTGTTGAAGCGCTGTCCATCAATTGTCTCCGTTCACTTGCACGAACAGAACAGAAGTCGCCAATGGTCTCGCCTATTGCGCTTGACGCTCGAGACCTACGTCAAACGCAAGAACTGGAAAGTGTTCACTTATACTACGGATCGCGTGCGCAGTACTCGTCGTATTAAATTTAGCGCGCAGGATCAGCCACCTCCGGTCGACAACAACCTCATAAAAGCTTGCCGAGCTGATGTCATCAGGTACGGAAACGTGAGTGTGATTCAGAAGCCGCGTGGTAGCGTACGCACTTGCGCCAAGCTCGACTCCTGCACAATACCGACAACTGAGGGCCTCACCCAGCTTCTGCTGTGCCTGGAGCACCCTCTTTCGTGGGCGCGTCTCCGCCAGATGGCTACAAGGGACGGTAACTTGTGCGAGCTTCGCGCCCTGACGCTCGCCACTGCTCTCGGACCCCGTGCGAAGATAATCCCTGAAGAAGTCACGCTGGGCCAGTTTGTATCCGCTTGTTCTGGGCTCCGGGAACTGAACCTCTCGTCCTTCCACGTCGGCGAATTCGACTGCTGCGAAGCGTTAAGCCAGGCCATTGTTCCTCACCTTAGATCGCTCTCGTTGCCGGCGTGCGCGCTGAGCACGCCCACGCGTTTACCGCAACTGGTGAACGCGTCTTTTCGGCTGAGTGTGCTGGACGTCCGCGGCCACAGATCACGCAAGTCTGGTGTCTGCACTGCGTGCGGAGACAAGTCGACTTGCACAAGTGAATGCCTGTACTCGCTGCATGCGCTGTGCCCACTCGAGCGGTTAACGCTGTGCGACCTTCGAAACGTCGACACGCTGGACTTTCTGCTCGACTGCTCGGTTGCCGAGCTGCGGCTGGGCGACCTTGGCCCCTGGTGTCTGCGAAATCTCCCAAGTCTGTCGCCGCTGCAGGAGTTGTGCTCGCATCTGCGCTGCCTGACGCTCCACAGCGAGCGCCTGCCGGACGACTTGCGCTTCCTGAACCAGCTTCAACCCGCGCCGAGTCTGCGCCGCCTCTGCGTCGCTGTGCGCAAGGTATCGTCGGACCAGCGAGCCGGCCTGCTCGACTTCCTGCAGCGCATTTTCCCCAACGCCCACACGCTGCACGTGCACTCGCTGGCGCGCGACGGACCCCACTTCGAGCTCATCTGGACGCGTCTGCCGAACGAAGACGTCCGGACGGAGGTGCTGCCGACCGACAAAATGCAGCTGTGCCGAACCTGCGACTACACAGGGCTGCAGAAACCGTTCCTGGGACAGTCTAAATATGCCCATCTGTGAGCCTTATCAATGACATATCTATACGTTGGGTCCCCTTGGTGCTTTGCAACAAGACTCGCAGCAATCGTCTGTAATAACGAGTTCGTGAACGTGGAGGAACCACCTTGCCATAACTTAACATTTTTGTTGTTTCTCTTTCACCGGTGCTTTCCGAGTTCGACTAAATGTACGGCAGAATGCATGTAAAAATTGAAGAGAATGTATATGCCTTTTATTTGTATTGGTTTAAATAAAACAGTTTTGAGTGAAACGTTCGGTGAATCGACTGAAATCCACAGGGAAAATGTAAGGAGCAATAATAGTAACCGTTAACTAGCGTAAAATATATTATGGTGGAGTCACACGCTAGGAACTACAGTGAAATGACAAAAGGGTTAGAGGCCGAGAAGTTCACTATACGTCACCCTTGTGCCATGACAGTAAGGCAGATACTGTCAAAGGTCGGCAAACGTTGTgaagtttgtaaaaaaaaaaaaaaaatgaccacaaCATTCGTTTTTTTCCAGTTGTAGACAACCAGCGGAAACTACGGTGACGACATCGCTTAATGCGCAACTGGCTTAGTCTGAACGCCGTCGATCGACTTGAAGCATTGTTTGATCCATAGTTTCGTACAATCATAACTAGATGGCGCTATACGGGAGCTGTAATCGGGGCGGTTTAGCTAGTATGTAAATTGTGGGAAGTACATGCCTAAACTTGGTCCTTCTGGCTCCACACACCTTCGTAACTTTGTAAACTCGATTTTCGACGAAACAATGTTATAAACAATTAAAGAAGCCATACGAAAATCGCCTGACGGCATGACTTGAATACAGGACCTCTAATCACAGAAGCCCGATTTGAAACCATTACGGCACCGACACATGCACCGACCAGTGGCATAGAACGCCCTTACAAATTTTTTCGCGGGCGAGTCAGCGCGGCGAGACGCTTcctgcgtttcgatttggccacctcgacaggctCAACCGCTGCAATTAGAAGTAGGGCTACCACCTGTGTCTGAAACCACGTGTCTGTGGCGTAGTTGGCTCCGACATGGAACCACAAAGGGACAGCGAACGCTCTCGCACCGAAGCGCGGTTGTAGAGGCCATCTGTGTGACACCACGCGTATGTGACGTATTGCCTATCTGATGAGGGGATAGAGGCTCATATTCACTCCGACGTTGCCATGGGACGGCTGCGAGTGGTTCGTACGCTCGAGGAACAGCGAATGTTCTAGGAACGACAGCAGCGGCGGGAATGTGACCGTCGCGCCGCCTACGCGGCGGTGAGAGAACAAGAACGCGCCCGCGCCGCCTGATGCAACCGTCGACGTCGGGCCGATCCACCTGCCCGGAAAGAAGAGCGTGCCCGCGACGCCGAACGCATGAGACGGCGTCGAGACGGTGCCGATGCGGCCGATGGCCGTAACAACGACTTCGCCGGTGCCAACGCGAGGTTTCGGAGAGGCTTTCTCGACCGTGACTTTAGATCGGGCTGTCGGGTGTACAACAGACTATGGTTTGGCAAGGTTTGGCAAGGACTTGGCAAGGCTTGACAAGGTTTGGCAAGGACAACAGACAAGGTTTGGCAAggcagacgggcttacaagacagcgctgggtttaatggagaccacgagtacggctcggctcttgcagctcggcgtccataacaccctagaagaaatagccgaggcgcagctcaccacgcaattcgagcgcctctctaccaccaagacgggccgcagtatattGACGTCCCTGGgatacaacccccaagctcccagccggcaaccgtgcgagatcacagatgaggcgcgggcccacatttacgtggaccccatcccgaagaacatgcacccagaatacaaccaagaacggcggcaggcgcgggccaaggccctcaccgagcaacacgcccaagacccccACGCCCGctacgtggacgccgcggaatacaagcgggaaggcttcgcggcagtggtcgttgcggcggctaccggcaccaagacaacggcagcgagcgtgcggtgcacgaacgccacagacgccgaggaggttgccatcgctctggcgatcaccgaggccgagtgtcgcaccgtgctcagcgactcgaggaatgccatgcgcaactttgccaaggggcgaatatgcgcgccggcggccgccatcatcggcaagctccaacttcaagaccgcggcagcaccgtccgtatcaagtggttcccggcgcacgccggcgagtgtgcatcctcaccgaaccacaacgagacggccaattcggcggcgcgagcgcttaccttccgcgcccccgagagtgaccgttccgtgtggtggttcgaaaccaaggacagattgactagttatgccgaagtaaccaagtgttaccgcttagctcgacggacaatgccgcctccgcacccggcactcagtcgggaggagggcgtaatcctaagacaaatacagaccgcgtcactcctcgcccccgcaatgctgcacgtgct includes:
- the LOC126545265 gene encoding uncharacterized protein encodes the protein MASLASARKPDQKCTLLVLPDQVLAGVFTYLSPADLIVLEAVCRRLQRVARTPGVLHFTSFHFTHPPELFAEFVDAVRAWAIVELDINNCVQLDTVVIGDCLRLCVNLTTLRCINTKVLPSTLLALAANELSKLTCLEWSLYRDRRAHTKLLLKHLKRNEVTLGLQSLQRMYVEVAPTKALTDFLVYVLKRCPSIVSVHLHEQNRSRQWSRLLRLTLETYVKRKNWKVFTYTTDRVRSTRRIKFSAQDQPPPVDNNLIKACRADVIRYGNVSVIQKPRGSVRTCAKLDSCTIPTTEGLTQLLLCLEHPLSWARLRQMATRDGNLCELRALTLATALGPRAKIIPEEVTLGQFVSACSGLRELNLSSFHVGEFDCCEALSQAIVPHLRSLSLPACALSTPTRLPQLVNASFRLSVLDVRGHRSRKSGVCTACGDKSTCTSECLYSLHALCPLERLTLCDLRNVDTLDFLLDCSVAELRLGDLGPWCLRNLPSLSPLQELCSHLRCLTLHSERLPDDLRFLNQLQPAPSLRRLCVAVRKVSSDQRAGLLDFLQRIFPNAHTLHVHSLARDGPHFELIWTRLPNEDVRTEVLPTDKMQLCRTCDYTGLQKPFLGQSKYAHL